In one Lolium rigidum isolate FL_2022 chromosome 3, APGP_CSIRO_Lrig_0.1, whole genome shotgun sequence genomic region, the following are encoded:
- the LOC124701168 gene encoding RNA-binding protein 39-like isoform X4 has protein sequence MDRNSRRSKGVGYIEFYDVMSVPMAIALSGQLLLGQQVMVKPSEAEKNLVQSNASSSLAASGGARKLYVGNLHSNITEEQLRQVFEPFGLVELVQLPVDPLTGLCKGFGFVQFARLEDAKSAQSLNGQLDIAGRVIKVSAVTDQGGMQASGATTGDLDDDEGGGLALNASSRALLMQKLDRSGVTTSLTSGMGATGVNTSVALAPASVLGAPTATPLLQTAISGLGLIPGAALPVITQSIGTAPPSECLLLKNMFDPAVETDPDFDLDIKDDVREECSKYGQVRHIFVDKNTAGFVYLRFDSIPAAMGAQKALQGRWFAGKMISATYMSTEQYEAKFPELTG, from the exons ATGGACCGAAACTCACGACGTTCAAAAGGAGTTGG GTACATTGAATTCTATGATGTTATGTCTGTTCCAATGGCCATTGCTCTCTCTGGTCAGCTGCTTCTTGGTCAACAGGTGATGGTTAAGCCATCAGAGGCTGAAAAGAATTTAGTTCAGTCAAATGCTAGTTCAAGTTTAGCAGCTTCAGGTGGAGCAAGGAAGTTGTATGTTGGAAATCTTCATTCCAATATTACGGAAGAACAATTGAGACAG GTCTTCGAACCATTTGGACTGGTTGAGCTTGTCCAGCTGCCTGTGGATCCACTTACTGGACTGTGCAAAGGTTTTGGTTTTGTTCAG TTCGCCCGTCTTGAAGATGCCAAATCTGCTCAGAGTTTAAATGGTCAACTCGATATTGCTGGAAGGGTAATCAAG GTTTCAGCTGTGACGGACCAAGGGGGAATGCAAGCTAGTGGGGCAACGACGGGAGATTTGGACGATGATGAAGGTGGAGGCTTG GCACTGAATGCTAGCTCGAGAGCTCTTCTTATGCAGAAACTGGACCGCAGTGGCGTTACAACCAG TTTGACTTCTGGGATGGGTGCTACTGGTGTGAACACTTCGGTGGCATTAGCACCTGCATCCGTTCTTGGTGCACCTACAGCCACTCCTTTGCTGCAAACAGCAATATCTGGTCTCGGTCTAATTCCAGGGGCAGCTCTTCCGGTTATCACCCAATCCATTGGCACGGCTCCACCGAGTGAATGCCTACTGCTCAAGAATATGTTTGATCCAGCTGTGGAG ACGGATCCTGATTTTGATTTGGATATTAAAGATGATGTTCGAGAAGAATGTTCTAAGTATGGTCAAGTAAGGCACATTTTTGTGGACAA AAATACTGCGGGCTTTGTGTACCTGCGGTTCGATAGCATACCAGCTGCTATGGGTGCACAGAAAGCACTCCAGGGGAGATGGTTTGCGGGAAAGATGATCAGTGCAACCTATATG TCTACTGAGCAGTACGAAGCGAAGTTCCCGGAGCTAACTGGGTAG